The following proteins come from a genomic window of Montipora foliosa isolate CH-2021 chromosome 2, ASM3666993v2, whole genome shotgun sequence:
- the LOC137990670 gene encoding uncharacterized protein: MSLLSPNISSVKGHLKNILYANTASKRHTLFNRNKQSDVLHLSCAICGPFSSSMIRRCLEVQSFLPEVWSDFNQHNTRMCSYVLSVLVPEAIVYVMMTREGCSRHTVERLLGASQINPQGEVTDEDD; the protein is encoded by the exons ATGTCGCTGCTATCTCCAAACATTTCCAGCGTCAAG GGTCATTTAAAGAACATCCTTTACGCTAATACAGCCAGCAAGAGGCACACGTTGTTCAACAGAAACAAGCAATCAGACGTGTTGCATTTAAGTTGTGCCATCTGCGGCCCTTTCTCATCTTCAATG aTTCGGCGATGCTTAGAAGTACAATCCTTCTTGCCAGAAGTTTGGTCTGATTTCAACCAACACAACACAAGGATGTGTAGCTACGTTTTGTCTGTCTTGGTTCCTGAG GCAATTGTATATGTCATGATGACCAGAGAAGGCTGTTCTCGCCATACGGTGGAACGTTTACTTGGTGCAAGTCAAATAAATCCCCAAGGAGAAGTAACAGATGAAGATGACTAG
- the LOC137991463 gene encoding putative nuclease HARBI1 — MAPRVKSSLIPAALHVLTAVSLVFQLYGIIIMWKVNELRRNQAVFTDILRKRNYFIQKMKHRKQRALNRSKRSCWYKKGRTDLWWKNLINGVADEESWNKNFRMSRGSFMYLVDELRPHISPDQRSPNNRALTAEKKLGLTLYFLKDTGSIRMTANTFGVAVCTASMTVTEVCKAISSNLGPKYIYLPKDIESMRKKVSEFEANFGMTQAFGCVDGTHIPIKRPSENSQDYFCYKQYFSLNIQAVCDYRGFFMDVECKWPGSVHDAKVFANSPINAKLRDNKLPTTYQSPVSSGVKVPSYLIGDPAYPLLPFCMKEYDTCARDEQVIFNNLLRSARNPIECAFGRLKARWAILTRSMNFKLEEMPTIIYACFVLHNFCEKQNAYIDQDVVNSQVEVIKRNEAQFKNIPDPTYSYNEDEGNVIRKILTDIVLQNM; from the coding sequence atggcgccGCGGGTGAAATCTTCGTTGATTCCCGCTGCATTGCATGTGTTAACAGCTGTTTCATTAGTATTTCAGCTCTATGGAATCATTATAATGTGGAAAGTTAATGAGCTGAGGAGAAATCAAGCTGTTTTTACTGATATTTTGCGAAAACGAAACTATTTTATACAGAAGATGAAACATCGAAAACAGCGAGCATTGAACCGAAGTAAGCGATCTTGCTGGTACAAGAAAGGACGAACCGATTTATGGTGGAAAAACCTAATTAATGGTGTAGCAGATGAGGAGTCCTGGAATAAAAATTTTAGGATGTCAAGGGGATCATTCATGTATCTCGTAGACGAGTTGAGGCCGCACATATCACCCGACCAAAGATCACCAAATAATAGAGCCTTAACCGCAGAAAAAAAGTTAGGACTGACATTGTACTTCTTAAAAGACACAGGTTCAATACGTATGACTGCCAACACCTTTGGAGTGGCAGTTTGTACTGCTTCTATGACAGTAACTGAAGTTTGCAAAGCAATTTCTAGTAATCTTGGACCAAAGTACATCTACCTCCCCAAAGATATTGAAAGCATGAGGAAAAAAGTATCAGAATTTGAAGCAAATTTTGGAATGACACAAGCTTTTGGTTGTGTTGATGGAACACATATTCCTATCAAGCGCCCTTCAGAAAACTCACaagattatttttgttataaacAATACTTCTCCCTAAATATTCAGGCTGTCTGTGACTACAGGGGATTCTTCATGGATGTAGAATGCAAGTGGCCTGGTAGTGTACACGATGCTAAGGTTTTTGCAAATTCTCCTATCAATGCAAAGTTAAGAGATAACAAGTTGCCAACTACTTACCAGTCACCAGTCTCAAGTGGTGTCAAAGTACCTAGCTATCTCATTGGTGACCCAGCATATCCACTGCTTCCATTCTGCATGAAAGAATATGATACATGTGCCAGAGATGAGCAAGTTATATTCAATAACCTGCTTCGTTCAGCTAGAAATCCCATTGAATGTGCTTTTGGGCGTCTTAAAGCAAGATGGGCCATACTTACCAGGAGTATGAATTTCAAGCTTGAGGAAATGCCAACAATTATTTATGCATGTTTTGTCTTGCATAATTTTTGTGAAAAGCAAAATGCATACATTGATCAAGATGTTGTGAATTCCCAAGTTGAAGTAATCAAGAGAAATGAAGCCCAATTCAAGAACATCCCAGATCCTACTTATTCTTACAATGAAGATGAAGGAAATGTCATCAGGAAAATTCTTACTGACATAGTGCTTCAGAACATGTAA
- the LOC137990671 gene encoding uncharacterized protein has translation MAAVESSPDCESNAPKTRKRKQFRWDEKMIENLIDSLQSYKATMLYKGLDFNGDKSHQYKEIRISMAKIYLDKDVTLFGPVTSPSLPEDFKDLSKEEQKKSKKLVKESTDLINRGNKRVMEKVKEIRQNFSKAVVSGRRSGSGKIVFEYYDKLVTLWGGSASSEPLAFGVGSDDFEEDDTQDIDCEQEVQNVEEDKGENDGLDEGVHVEEKDEENEEEEPVSKKAKSSVPRLIDSKRKHLEKSLSAAQRDQLLLKEAKDDAQFRKDLAQAMRESTESFTSSIKDISKAMTDLGQGLCRSLEMLSRSFQPPTPVNQNMFYQAPYAGPNHVQNMQPGYFHQMLDPTQNPHAQEWE, from the coding sequence atggcggcggtaGAAAGTAGTCCAGATTGTGAATCTAATGctccaaaaacaaggaaaagaaagcaATTTCGATGGGATGAAAAGATGATAGAGAACTTAATAGACTCTCTACAGAGTTATAAAGCAACTATGTTGTACAAAGGTTTGGATTTCAACGGCGATAAGAGCCATCAATATAAAGAAATCAGAATATCTATGGCAAAGATTTATCTCGATAAAGATGTTACTCTTTTCGGTCCTGTGACTTCCCCTTCTTTGCCTGAAGATTTCAAAGATTTAtcaaaagaagaacaaaagaaatccaaaaagcTTGTAAAGGAATCAACAGATCTCATAAACAGAGGAAACAAGAGAGTTATGGAAAAAGTAAAGGAGATAAGGCAGAATTTCAGTAAAGCTGTTGTTTCAGGTAGAAGGAGTGGAAGTGGAAAGATAGTCTTTGAATATTACGACAAACTTGTGACCTTATGGGGAGGATCAGCTTCATCTGAACCTCTTGCATTCGGAGTAGGTTCAGATGATTTTGAAGAAGATGATACACAAGATATTGATTGTGAACAAGAAGTACAAAATGTAGAAGAGGATAAAGGTGAGAATGATGGGTTAGACGAAGGTGTACATGTAGAGGAGAAAGATGAAGAAAATGAAGAGGAAGAACCAGTCAGTAAGAAAGCTAAAAGCTCTGTACCACGTTTGATTGACAGCAAAAGGAAAcatcttgaaaaaagtctttCTGCTGCTCAAAGAGATCAACTGTTATTAAAGGAAGCAAAGGATGATGCACAGTTCAGAAAGGATTTAGCACAGGCTATGCGAGAATCAACAGAGAGCTTTACAAGCAGCATCAAGGATATCAGCAAGGCTATGACAGATCTTGGTCAAGGGTTATGTAGATCATTAGAGATGTTGTCACGATCATTTCAACCTCCAACTCCTGTTAATCAGAATATGTTTTATCAAGCACCATATGCTGGTCCAAATCACGTCCAAAATATGCAACCTGGCTACTTTCACCAAATGTTGGATCCCACTCAAAATCCCCACGCTCAAGAATGGGAATAA